A stretch of the Aegilops tauschii subsp. strangulata cultivar AL8/78 chromosome 4, Aet v6.0, whole genome shotgun sequence genome encodes the following:
- the LOC109739542 gene encoding uncharacterized protein: protein MAASAAHVAALAAILLFIPSLLATVAAQQGKAKAFCISQFAIASQACSILPPSPPEDDHHHHHDDDDDDDDDDDDDDDDDEHHGGDGDRRLRGRHGHAAVINISSLGLMAANNDSSEVHVARNGTGHHGGNHTRRGRGRGRGRLRGTGRGRRGRVRDGDEDPDHDDDHEEDPDHDDDHEEDSDHDDDHDDEHDDDDDDDDDDHEHNDDDHEHHHDEELRAYRDCCRWLQEVQKDCVCEALLRLPPFLVKPQHKYVVRVGRTCRIVYRCGGV, encoded by the coding sequence ATGGCGGCATCGGCGGCCCACGTCGCGGCGCTGGCCGCCATACTCCTCTTCATCCCTTCCCTCCTCGCCACTGTCGCCGCGCAGCAGGGCAAGGCCAAGGCCTTCTGCATCAGCCAGTTCGCCATCGCCAGTCAGGCTTGCTCCATCCTGCCGCCCAGCCCCCCGGAGGACGACCATCACCACCACcacgacgacgatgatgatgacgacgacgacgatgacgacgacgacgacgacgacgagcaCCATGGCGGCGACGGTGACCGCCGCCTCCGTGGACGCCATGGCCACGCGGCGGTCATCAACATCTCGTCCCTTGGCCTGATGGCGGCAAACAACGACAGCAGCGAAGTTCACGTTGCAAGAAACGGCACCGGTCACCATGGCGGCAACCACACCCgccgcgggcgcgggcgcgggcgcgggcgtcTTCGTGGTACTGGACGCGGCCGGCGTGGGCGTGTGCGCGACGGTGATGAGGACCCGGACCATGACGACGACCACGAGGAGGACCCCGACCATGATGATGACCATGAGGAGGACTCCGACCACGACGACGACCATGACGACGAACatgatgacgatgacgacgacgacgacgacgaccacGAGCACAATGACGACGACCACGAGCACCACCACGACGAGGAGCTTCGGGCGTACCGCGACTGCTGCCGGTGGCTGCAGGAGGTGCAGAAGGACTGTGTGTGCGAGGCGCTCCTGCGGCTGCCGCCGTTCCTCGTGAAACCACAGCACAAGTACGTCGTCCGGGTGGGGCGGACGTGCCGGATCGTCTACCGCTGCGGCGGCGTGTAG